One window of Pyrus communis chromosome 12, drPyrComm1.1, whole genome shotgun sequence genomic DNA carries:
- the LOC137711600 gene encoding ethylene-responsive transcription factor ERF027-like, with amino-acid sequence MADLNPNPNTSNNVNQTLDQSTPAYPPLVVSPIDFHPPPPTLLHPTHQTLPQAPPPHAPHQVLPHSLLTPHRHTHEITEIPSPSARAALHIQTLPKPTTMASSSSGKHPRYHGIRCRGGKWVSEIREPRKTKRIWLGTFPTPEMAAAAYDVAALSLKGTNIALNFPSFIGLYPVPPSTSAIDIRTAAATAAAALRKNSDPMESPKMGQMQKHEGDDMMSSTSLASSVGDFIDEEELFQMPNLLVDMAEGMLVSPPRMNDSPPSDYDSPGNSDGGEDRLWSYY; translated from the coding sequence ATGGCTGACctaaatccaaatccaaacacttcCAACAACGTGAATCAAACATTAGACCAATCCACACCCGCTTATCCGCCTCTAGTAGTATCCCCCATTGACTTTCACCCTCCTCCCCCTACATTACTCCACCCAACACACCAAACCCTTCCTCAGGCTCCTCCACCGCACGCTCCACACCAAGTCCTCCCACATTCTCTTCTCACTCCCCACCGCCACACGCACGAAATTACTGAAATACCCTCCCCCTCCGCTAGGGCAGCACTACATATTCAAACACTACCAAAACCCACCACCATGGCCTCGAGCTCTTCCGGGAAGCACCCCAGGTACCATGGCATCCGGTGTCGGGGTGGAAAATGGGTGTCGGAAATCCGAGAGCCACGGAAGACCAAGCGTATTTGGCTTGGCACTTTCCCAACTCCGGAGATGGCTGCAGCCGCCTATGATGTGGCCGCACTTTCACTCAAGGGTACCAATATTGCTCTCAACTTTCCAAGTTTCATTGGATTGTATCCAGTGCCACCGTCCACATCAGCAATTGATATTCGTACTGCCGCGGCTACTGCAGCCGCAGCTCTACGAAAGAATAGTGACCCGATGGAGAGTCCAAAAATGGGACAAATGCAGAAGCACGAGGGTGATGATATGATGAGTAGTACAAGTTTGGCGTCGTCTGTTGGAGACTTTATTGACGAGGAAGAGCTTTTCCAGATGCCGAATTTGCTGGTGGACATGGCAGAGGGAATGCTGGTGTCTCCGCCGAGAATGAACGACTCGCCGCCGTCTGATTATGACTCGCCCGGAAATTCAGACGGAGGAGAAGACCGTCTGTGGAGCTATTACTGA